GCTGTTACCAAGAGGCTAGCGTCGCTTCCTGAAAGACTAGTCTATAAGCCTTTAGCATTTAAATGGCTGTTGTGTAGTAGTACTTTCAATCAGGCTTCAAAGGCGGCCTAATAGCCACACTTCTTACATTTAGAGTGACCTCTAGTAATCAGCTTTGGATTACTGTGTAAAACAGGAAGTTTAAAAAACTACTGattgtaaacaaaaacaaaaaagtgagGATAACAGATGATACCATCATGAAGAGCCTAAGATAAATCTCAgattctttaaataatgtgttaCGAAAATGACAAACTGTGTCCAAACTGTGCCACTGACAGCCTATCACTTGATCTTCTTTAACAGGCTGCTGGCTGCTCCAGCTTTCCTGAACACTTCACTCATTCTTCTGTCCTCCTGAACTCTTAAGCTATCTGCCATGACtgacaacagagagagaagaagtgGAGAAGGAGGACCAGGGAACCTGAAACCCAACGTCAAACCACAGTATGACCAGAAGGCCAAAAACCAACAAGAGGCACAGGAGAAGCCCAGAAAAAGTGACAAGCCCCCTCGGAGAAGCCGAAGCAGTGATTCGGAGCGCCGCGGCAGACGAAGGGAGCGAGGAGAAAGGAGGGAGCGGGGTCGAAGTGAAGAGGGACGGCGCCGTGGCCGGGACCGTAACAGGGATGGCAAAGGTCAAGAGAAATATCCAGAAGACAACTTGGACGACACAGAGTGTCCTGTGTGCTTCTGCTCTTATGACAATGTCTTTAAGGCCCCTAAGTTGCTGGCCTGCGGCCACACCTTTTGCTTGGAATGCCTGGCACGCATCAACGtcacctcagcagaaatcaagacGCTCTCCTGCCCCGTGTGCCGGGAGCTGACTGAAATACGGCATGGACGAGATCTCCCACAGCTCGGTAACAACGAGGACATTTTCCGCAAGCTGCCCCCTCAGATGCAGAAGGCGCAATCAGTGCGCTTTGAGCGCAGCAAGGGCAAACTTGTCCTCAAGAAGCCTCCTCCAGGAAGTAGACCCAGCAAGAAGAGCCTACATTTGCAAGGTTTTAAAAAGCAGCAGAGGGAAGTGCAGCCAAGTCAAGATTTGCCCTCTGGGGTAATGGAGGAAGGCCTTGCTGCGGTCACCATAATCAATGTGGGGAGACCTCCAAACAGGGTGAGAGGACGCATGGGACGGGTCTTCCAGTCCAACCACTGCTACTATGCTCTAGTGGGCTCCATCATAGTAGTAACTGTGGCACTGATGATAGTGGGCATTTTGAGCTTTGTCGTGATGCCTAACATGACAATCGCTGAACGTCCACCACAACCAGGAAGCGATT
The sequence above is drawn from the Salminus brasiliensis chromosome 11, fSalBra1.hap2, whole genome shotgun sequence genome and encodes:
- the rnf183 gene encoding E3 ubiquitin-protein ligase RNF183; the encoded protein is MTDNRERRSGEGGPGNLKPNVKPQYDQKAKNQQEAQEKPRKSDKPPRRSRSSDSERRGRRRERGERRERGRSEEGRRRGRDRNRDGKGQEKYPEDNLDDTECPVCFCSYDNVFKAPKLLACGHTFCLECLARINVTSAEIKTLSCPVCRELTEIRHGRDLPQLGNNEDIFRKLPPQMQKAQSVRFERSKGKLVLKKPPPGSRPSKKSLHLQGFKKQQREVQPSQDLPSGVMEEGLAAVTIINVGRPPNRVRGRMGRVFQSNHCYYALVGSIIVVTVALMIVGILSFVVMPNMTIAERPPQPGSDFHPNHTDG